Genomic window (Mycolicibacterium smegmatis):
CGTATGCTCAGTGCCGTTGGTGACGCGGACGAAGCGACCGCGAACGCGGTGTCCTCTGCGGGAAAAGAGTTTGGGTTCGTCGAGCCAGGACCGCCGAAGACGGGCCTCGACTTGATTGTTCCGTCAGCCCAACGACCAACTGATCAGGTTCCGGACCCGAGAACTCCAATCGGGGTAATCGGCCAGGAAGCGATCAGGTCAGCTGATGAACAGCAGAACATCCGAGAAATCACGAAGTCAACGAACGAACACGGCGAAGAACTGACGACTGTGATCAAGCAGGATGGCAGCAAGTCGGTTCTGAAGCGCATGAATCCGTTCGACTGGCCGAGCAAGCAGAACTTTTATCAGATCGAGGAGTACGACAAAAACGGTGACTTCGTCGCGCGGACTAGTTCTTGGCACAGCGCTGGCAACGACTGCGACTACACATCAATCACATACGCCGATAACTCCAATCTCACGATGTCTATGGACTCATCGGGGCATCGGACCGTGGGATTTACAACTGCCGAGGGTCATCACAGTCAAGTACCTGTCGACTTGATCGACAGAATGTCGACGTCGACCGGTGCAGCGATGTCCGGGTTGGAGAAGCACATAGGGCGTGGCGGTTCGCTGCCGATGGTGACCGCAGAATCTGTCGAAAACATCGGAAAAAATCTGAAATGGGGTGGCCCAGCCCTTACCGCAGCGACCACGGTATTCGACATGGCGATGGCTGAATCAGGTAAAGACAGGTGCATTGCGCTTGTCGCGGGCGTGGCTGGCGGTGGTGGTGGCTGGGGCGCGGCAGAATTCGGGGCCTGGGTCGGCGCATTCGGCGGTCCCGTTGCGCCTGTCACCGTTCCCGCCGGCGCCCTCGCATTTGGGCTTGTGGGTGGTTTCGGTGGTTCTAAGCTCGGTCAGTTCATTGGAGAGGTCGTATGTCCGTCCTGAGTCTTCCGGAACCAGCCGCTTGGCGTAGTGGGCGAACACTGCTTGTAGTGGCTTTAGCCGGCGCAATAGCAGTCGCGGCGGTATACATCGTTCTGGGTGTAGTCGCAGCAACTCGCGGAAACTATCTCACCACGGCGGTGGCCTTCGGATGGGCAGCCTTCTTAGTGGCATTCTCTGCAGCGGTCCTGCTCGTCGGACTTGGTCGGACGAAATCCCAATTCGCCAGTGATTCAACGGGGCTGACGGTGCTGCCAGATCCAAGGTTCGGCGTGCTCATGCTTGTGGGTCTTGTTGTACTGATCCCCAGCTCTGTGGCGTTCGCGGTGTGCGCACCGTTCGGCGCCATCGAGTTCGCTGACTCCAGGGGATTGCAAACGATAGGGGCTGGTTTTGCCGCCATCGTCGCGTTCGTCGCAGTTCTAGGACTGATCACATCCTGGCGGCGAGGAGGAGTCGGGCACGTCAAATTGACTCCCGCCATGATCGAGACGGTCGACATCCTCACGAAGCGGGTGTGCGAGTGGGACGACGTCATCGACGTCGTTGATCACGCTGAATCACGAAAAACACGGCGCGCGGTGGTTCTTCGACTGCGCGACGGCAGCGAAGAGGTCATCGATATCGCCGACATCTACCTGCCCCGGGGCGCGGCCCTTTACTGGCTGGTGCGGCACTATTGGCGGCATCCGGAGGACCGCATGGAGCTAGTAGATTCGCGTGCTCCGGGGCGGCTGCACGACGGTCGATTCGACATGGGCTGACGAAGCACAAATGCCTCCGGGCGAAATAGGTTCTGTAACCCGGTTGCCGGGGGCAAACAACCTCACTACGTCAGCGGCGGCAGCGGGTAGATGATCTGCGCCTGCGCCGAATCCGGCGGTGCGATGGCCTTGACCTGCCCGCCCTGGATCTGCACCAGCATCGGGTCGAGCGCGGTGTTGTTGTGGAAGTGATCGCCCTCGGTCGCGAACTTGATGGGCCCGTAGAAGGTCTCCATGTCGGTCTGCGCGATCAGGTCGTTGAGCTTGCCGCGCGCGTCCTCCGACAACGACGGCGATTCACCGAGTTTTTCGACGGCGGCCTGCAGCACGCGACCGGCGGCGCTGCAGCCCGCGGCGGTGTAGTCCGGCGGCGAACCGTACTTGTCCTCGAACGCCTTGGCGTAGTCGGCGGCCGAGCCGAACAGGTCGTCGCTGAACGCGGCATTGGGCAGCCACACCGAGATGCCCATCACGCCGTCGGCCTGGCGGCCCAGCGCCTGCGAGAACGACGCGTCGGTGATGCCGTAGTGCTCGATGATCGCCTTCGGGGTGTATCCCGTCGCGCCCATGGCGCGCACGAAGTCGACCAGCAGCACATCGTGCCCGCCGACCGCGACGATGTCGGGCCGCTGCGCTGCGACCACCTGCGCCACCGGCGCCAGATCGGCGTTCGGCGGGAACAGCGAGTAGTGCACCACGTTGAGGTTCGCGGCCTCCGCACCCGCGCGGAAACCCTCGGCGGTGTTGTCGGAGAACGGCTCGTTGGCGCCGACGACGGCCGCGGTCACCGGCTTGGGGTTGGCGGTGTCGACGATGGACTGCATCGCGCGCGCGGCGGTGGTGTCGACGGCGGGGATGACGCCGTAGGTGAAGGCGGGCTGGTTCTTCCACACGTTGGGCGATTCGGCCGAGCCCGCGATACACGGGATGCGGTACTTGGCGCAGATCGGGTCCATCGCGAGCTGCACGCCGCTGGTGTAGGCGCCGAACATGGCGTTGACGCCTTCCTCGGTCGCCAGACGCGACGCCGCGTCGGCGCCGGTGCCGGGATCGCTCTTGCAGTCCTGCACGATCAGCTCGACGTTGTACTTCTGGTCACCGATCTGCAAGCCGCCCTTGCTGTTCACGGTGTCGGCCCACAGCTGGTAGCCGCGCTGCGCGATCTGACCGCCGGTCGCGGATTCACCGGAGAGTTCCAGCACGGCGCCCACCTTGAACGTGTCGCTGGCCCCGCCTCCGCCACCGCCGCCGGTGTCGCCGCCGCACGCGGCGAGCAGGCTCGGGGCGGCCACCACACCGCCGGCGAGCAGGCCGGCTCGGGCGAGGAACACTCGGCGGGGTATGTAGTTGGACATGATCATTCCTCTCCGGTTGCGGTGCAGGTGAAGGCCGTTCAACGGCCTCCCAGATAGAGGTGCATGAGTTCACGGTCGTCGGCGACGTCGGCGGGGGTGCCGTCGAACCGATTGCGCCCGCCCACAAGGACATACATGCGGTCGGCCACGCGCATGGCCTCGCGGATGTTCTGCTCGATCATCAGCACGCCGACGCCGCGCTGGGCGAGTTCGGCCGCGCGCACCAGCACGTCGCCGACGAGTTTGGGGGACAGGCCCGCCGACGGTTCGTCGAACAGCAAAAAGCGTGGGTTGAGCACCAGCGCACGCGCGATCGACAGGATCATCTGTTCACCGCCCGAGAGCTGACCGGCCGCGACGGTGTAACGCTCACGCAGGCGCGGGAACTCGTCGAGCAGCGTGTCGATGCGCTGGTCCAGTTCCTTCTTGTCGCGCAGCGTGTAGCCGCCGATGCGCAGGTTCTCCCGCACCGACAAATGCGGGAACACCCCGCCGCCCTGCGGCATCATCGCCACGCCGCGGCCCAGCGTCTTGTGCGACGGCAGATGCGTGATGTCCTCGTCGTCGATCTGCACCGTCCCCGCCCACGGGTCGATCATCCCGACGATCGCCTTGAGCAGCGTGCTCTTGCCGCAGCCGTTGGGCCCGAAGATGCACGTGACCTCACCGGTGCGGGCCGTCATCGACACCTCGTGCAGGATCTGCACGCTGCCGTAGCCCGCGTCGAGGTTCTCGACGGTGATCTCACTCATTGGTGGGCACCCCCAGGTACGCCTCCATGACGTGCGGGTCGTGCGAGATCTCGTCAAAGGTGCCCTGCGCCACGATCTTTCCGGCGTCCATCACGATGATGCGGTCACAGATGTCCTGCGCGAGTTCCATGTCGTGCTCGATGATCAGGAACGTCGTGCCCGCGTCGCGCAGCGTGCGGATGGCGTCGAGCATGATCTGGCGCAGCCGCGGGTGCACACCCGCGGCGACCTCGTCGAGCAGCGCGACCTTCGGTTTCTGCATCAGCACGCGGCCCATCTCGACCAGCCGCTGCTGCCCGCCCGAGAGCGTGTTGGCCAGGTCGTCGGCGACCCGGGTGAGCTCGAGTTGTTCCAGCACGGCGTCGGCGTCGGCGCGCGCGTTGTCCCAGCCGAACTGCACCGCGGCGGTCCAGAGGTTCTCGCGCACCGTCATGTTGGTGAACAGCGCCGGGATCTGGAACGTGCGGCCCAGGCCCGCGCGGGCGATCTTGTACGGCGCGAGCCGGGTGGTGTTGCGGCCGAACAGTTCGATGCTGCCGCCGTCGGGTTTGATGGCCCCGGTGAGCAGGTTGAACAGCGTGCTCTTGCCGCTGCCGTTGGGGCCGATGATGCCGACGATCTCGGCCTTCTCGACGTCGAACGACACGTCGTTGACCGCGTGGATACCGCCGAAGGAGCGGGACAGGTTGGCGACTTTCAGAACACTCATCGCGGGGCCTCCGTCTTCACGAGGTCGTGGCGGGCCCGCCCGAGATACTGGCGTATCAGGCGCATTCGGCGCGCACGGCGGCCCAGACTCACCAGGCCGTCGGGCAGGAACAGCACGATCAGCATCACGATGGCGCCGACGATGATGATGTACGCGGTGGTCTCGCCGTAGCTGACCCGGAGTTGTTCCTGCAGCAGGAACATCGCGGCCGCGCCGAGTGCGGGGCCCCACGCGTGGCCCAGGCCGCCGACCAGCACCATGACGACCAGCTGGTCGGTGATCAGGGTGTTCAGCACGCTCTGCGGGTTGATGAAGGTGATCCAGTAGGCGTTGATGCCACCGAGCACGGCCGGGATGACCGCGCTGAGCATGAACGCCTGGATCTTGACCAGGTTGGTGTTGATGCCCTGGGCGCGTGCGGCGATCTCGTTGTCGCGCACGGCTTTGACCTTGAAGCCGAACTTCGAGCGTTCCAGCAGCAGGTAGCACACCGCGTAGGCGATGGCCGAGGCGCCGAGCATGGTGTAGAAGAAGAAGTTGTCGTCGGCGCGGATCGGGGTGCTCAGACCGCCCGAGCCGCCGGTGAATTCGACCACCGTGGTGAGTTCGCGCACGGCCTCCGCGAGTGCCCACGTGGCGATCGCGAAGTACGCGCCTTTGAGGCGCAGCGCGGGCCAGCCAACCAGGGCCGCGACGGCGCCGGCGACGACGGCCGCGACGGGCAGCGTGGCCCAGAAGTCCCAGTCGTGCTGGGGCTGCATGAGGATCGCGGTGGTGTAGGCGCCGATGCCGAAGAACGCGACGTGACCGAAGCTGATGTAACCGGCGTAGCCGCAGATGACGTTCCAGGACAGCGCGATCCCGGCCCACAGCGCGACGCCGGTCGCGACGCGTACGTAGTACGGCGACGTCATCAGCGGCAGCAGGCACATGACGGCGACGACGACGACGAGCACGCCGAGATTCAGGTAGGGGTTACCGCCCGAGGCGGGGCGCTTGCTCATGCGATGCCTCGCCGGGAGATGCCCTGCGGGAACAGCAGCAGCGCCACGAACAGCACCGCGAACACCACCAGCAGCGTGTAGTTGGCGCCGACATACGTCGTGACCAGGGACTGCAGGATGCCCAGGAACAGGCCCGCGACCATCACCCCGACCACCGAGCCCAGGCCGGCGAGCACCACGACGAAGAACGCGAACAGCGTGTAGCGCAGCCCGACTTCGGGTGTCATGGCGTAGATCGCGCCGAGCAGTGCGCCTGCCATGGCGGTGAGGCCCGTGTAGATCGCGTAGACCAGGCTGCTGATGCGTTTGACGTCGATGCCCATCAGGCCCGCGTTCTCCTTGCTCTGCGCGGTGGCGCGGATCGCCAGGCCCGTGCGGGTGTAGAAGAGGAACGCCAGGAACAGGGCCGTCGCGATCACCGCGAATGCGAACCCGGCCACCCGGATCATGGGTGCGGTGATGCCGAATATCGAGATGTTGCCGGTGAACAGGCTGGTGGGCACGGTGCGCGGGTTGTAGCCGAACACCGTGAGCAGGCCGCCGCGGATCAGCGTCGCCAGGCCGAACGTGAACGCCAGGCCCATCAGTGCGGGTAGCGCGTACTTGCTCATCCGCACCCGGTAGATCAGCGGCGCGATGATCCACCCCACGATCCCGAACACCACGAAGACCGCCGGCAGCAGGGCGAACGCGTCGATGCCGATGGCCTCGCTCACCACGATCGCGGCGAACGCGCCGATCACCACCCACATCCCGACGGCGAGGTCGACGACGTCGAGGACACCGAATGACAGTGAGAACCCGATGCTGATGGCGACGTACAGCCCACCGATGAGGATTCCGCCGACAAGCGCTTGCACGAGTCCGGTCATAGGGTCCTTTCGACTGGGCGGAGGTCAGGACCCTTCGGAGCGTATCCACGGCAGGCGAATGCCGCGATCGGAACGACAGAAATTGCTGGGAGCGGGAAATTTT
Coding sequences:
- a CDS encoding branched-chain amino acid ABC transporter permease, with the protein product MTGLVQALVGGILIGGLYVAISIGFSLSFGVLDVVDLAVGMWVVIGAFAAIVVSEAIGIDAFALLPAVFVVFGIVGWIIAPLIYRVRMSKYALPALMGLAFTFGLATLIRGGLLTVFGYNPRTVPTSLFTGNISIFGITAPMIRVAGFAFAVIATALFLAFLFYTRTGLAIRATAQSKENAGLMGIDVKRISSLVYAIYTGLTAMAGALLGAIYAMTPEVGLRYTLFAFFVVVLAGLGSVVGVMVAGLFLGILQSLVTTYVGANYTLLVVFAVLFVALLLFPQGISRRGIA
- a CDS encoding amino acid ABC transporter substrate-binding protein, producing MSNYIPRRVFLARAGLLAGGVVAAPSLLAACGGDTGGGGGGGASDTFKVGAVLELSGESATGGQIAQRGYQLWADTVNSKGGLQIGDQKYNVELIVQDCKSDPGTGADAASRLATEEGVNAMFGAYTSGVQLAMDPICAKYRIPCIAGSAESPNVWKNQPAFTYGVIPAVDTTAARAMQSIVDTANPKPVTAAVVGANEPFSDNTAEGFRAGAEAANLNVVHYSLFPPNADLAPVAQVVAAQRPDIVAVGGHDVLLVDFVRAMGATGYTPKAIIEHYGITDASFSQALGRQADGVMGISVWLPNAAFSDDLFGSAADYAKAFEDKYGSPPDYTAAGCSAAGRVLQAAVEKLGESPSLSEDARGKLNDLIAQTDMETFYGPIKFATEGDHFHNNTALDPMLVQIQGGQVKAIAPPDSAQAQIIYPLPPLT
- a CDS encoding ABC transporter ATP-binding protein; protein product: MSEITVENLDAGYGSVQILHEVSMTARTGEVTCIFGPNGCGKSTLLKAIVGMIDPWAGTVQIDDEDITHLPSHKTLGRGVAMMPQGGGVFPHLSVRENLRIGGYTLRDKKELDQRIDTLLDEFPRLRERYTVAAGQLSGGEQMILSIARALVLNPRFLLFDEPSAGLSPKLVGDVLVRAAELAQRGVGVLMIEQNIREAMRVADRMYVLVGGRNRFDGTPADVADDRELMHLYLGGR
- a CDS encoding ABC transporter ATP-binding protein is translated as MSVLKVANLSRSFGGIHAVNDVSFDVEKAEIVGIIGPNGSGKSTLFNLLTGAIKPDGGSIELFGRNTTRLAPYKIARAGLGRTFQIPALFTNMTVRENLWTAAVQFGWDNARADADAVLEQLELTRVADDLANTLSGGQQRLVEMGRVLMQKPKVALLDEVAAGVHPRLRQIMLDAIRTLRDAGTTFLIIEHDMELAQDICDRIIVMDAGKIVAQGTFDEISHDPHVMEAYLGVPTNE
- a CDS encoding branched-chain amino acid ABC transporter permease; translated protein: MSKRPASGGNPYLNLGVLVVVVAVMCLLPLMTSPYYVRVATGVALWAGIALSWNVICGYAGYISFGHVAFFGIGAYTTAILMQPQHDWDFWATLPVAAVVAGAVAALVGWPALRLKGAYFAIATWALAEAVRELTTVVEFTGGSGGLSTPIRADDNFFFYTMLGASAIAYAVCYLLLERSKFGFKVKAVRDNEIAARAQGINTNLVKIQAFMLSAVIPAVLGGINAYWITFINPQSVLNTLITDQLVVMVLVGGLGHAWGPALGAAAMFLLQEQLRVSYGETTAYIIIVGAIVMLIVLFLPDGLVSLGRRARRMRLIRQYLGRARHDLVKTEAPR